A single genomic interval of Tsukamurella paurometabola harbors:
- a CDS encoding Gfo/Idh/MocA family protein has product MSSTGIGVAVIGAGMAGKAHAAGYRSATAVYGPGLPDVRLVSIADAYEPLARETARRYGFERHDTSWQAIAAADDIDVVSVVVANSLHREIVEALLAAGKHVLCEKPLSDTLDDAHAMVAAADTAAGRGVLGRIGLTYLRSPGIALLGELVRSGRLGRLINFDGAYWTDYACNPDGPISWRFKGPAGSGALADVGSHLTYIAELFGGPVATVRGATLHTAYPTRPKPLGRVIGHEHAEVGDERDVVENDDVAGFFVDFAEGGTGALQVSRVAAGHPNTLTFEVFCERGSASFDFRTPGQVHVAFADDDAALGGPRTVTLGPDHPYWRDGLAMDAPGVGIGQNDGFVFQARAFLEEVAGLPADESLPRNADFADGLHNMALIDAVARSALAGGAPVDVPALLPHP; this is encoded by the coding sequence ATGAGCAGTACCGGCATCGGCGTCGCCGTGATCGGCGCAGGAATGGCGGGCAAGGCCCACGCCGCCGGCTACCGATCGGCCACGGCCGTCTACGGCCCCGGGCTCCCGGATGTACGCCTGGTGTCGATCGCCGACGCCTACGAGCCACTGGCCCGGGAGACCGCGCGACGGTACGGATTCGAACGCCACGACACGTCATGGCAGGCGATCGCCGCTGCGGACGACATCGACGTGGTGAGTGTCGTCGTGGCCAATTCCCTGCACCGCGAGATCGTCGAGGCCCTCCTCGCCGCGGGTAAGCACGTGCTGTGCGAGAAACCGCTGTCCGACACGCTCGACGACGCCCACGCCATGGTCGCGGCCGCGGACACGGCGGCCGGTCGCGGCGTGCTGGGCAGGATCGGACTGACCTACCTCCGGTCGCCGGGTATCGCCCTGCTCGGCGAGCTGGTACGCAGCGGCCGTCTCGGACGGCTCATCAACTTCGACGGTGCGTACTGGACCGACTACGCCTGCAACCCCGACGGCCCCATCTCGTGGCGGTTCAAGGGGCCCGCGGGATCCGGGGCCCTGGCCGACGTCGGCAGCCACCTCACCTACATCGCCGAACTGTTCGGCGGCCCCGTCGCCACCGTGCGCGGCGCGACTCTGCACACCGCCTACCCGACCCGGCCGAAACCGCTGGGCCGGGTGATCGGTCACGAGCACGCCGAGGTCGGCGACGAGCGCGACGTGGTCGAGAACGACGACGTGGCCGGATTCTTCGTCGATTTCGCGGAAGGCGGGACGGGCGCCCTCCAGGTCTCGCGCGTCGCGGCCGGACATCCCAACACGCTCACGTTCGAGGTGTTCTGCGAGCGCGGCTCGGCCTCGTTCGACTTCCGCACCCCCGGCCAGGTGCACGTCGCCTTCGCCGATGACGACGCCGCGCTGGGCGGCCCGCGCACCGTGACCCTCGGCCCCGACCACCCGTACTGGCGGGACGGGCTCGCGATGGACGCGCCCGGCGTGGGGATCGGCCAGAACGACGGCTTCGTCTTCCAGGCCCGCGCCTTCCTCGAGGAGGTCGCAGGCCTCCCCGCGGACGAATCGCTGCCGCGCAACGCGGACTTCGCCGACGGCCTGCACAACATGGCCCTGATCGACGCCGTCGCGCGGTCCGCGCTGGCCGGCGGGGCACCCGTGGACGTGCCCGCCCTCCTCCCCCACCCCTGA
- a CDS encoding LacI family DNA-binding transcriptional regulator, translating to MAEKRPTIYDVATRAGVSKSLVSLVLQGSPRVGDDSRRAVEQAIAELGYRPSRAAANLAARRTRTVGVLIDDYTNLWFVDLVRGLHAALGPAGYRLAVVDVATADQAEDPVESMLAMRVDGLVLGMDPPRSLLGRGDLALPPVVVAGTRAVRDARFDAVANDDAEGARLVARHLVELGHRTIGQVCAGGGAGEVRRAAFAAEASRLGVTVIDAAWHGEASDRAGFRAASDLLGRDAGITAVFAANDVMAVGVLGAARERGLRVPEDLSVVGYDDTSLASTRLIGLTTVDDRSFDVGRHAGTLLHGRMAPGDAAVASSSRARESRVLAPRLVVRSTTAPTR from the coding sequence ATGGCGGAGAAGCGGCCGACGATCTACGACGTCGCGACGCGAGCCGGAGTATCGAAGTCCCTGGTCTCGCTCGTGCTGCAGGGATCGCCGCGGGTCGGGGACGATTCGCGGCGTGCGGTGGAGCAGGCGATCGCGGAGCTCGGCTACCGGCCCAGCCGAGCGGCGGCGAACCTTGCGGCCCGGCGCACGCGAACCGTGGGAGTCCTGATCGACGACTACACGAACCTGTGGTTCGTCGACCTCGTGCGCGGGCTGCACGCCGCGCTCGGGCCGGCCGGGTACCGGCTCGCGGTCGTCGACGTCGCCACCGCGGATCAGGCAGAGGACCCCGTCGAATCGATGCTGGCGATGCGCGTCGACGGGCTCGTCCTCGGTATGGATCCGCCCCGGTCACTGCTCGGCCGCGGTGATCTCGCGCTGCCGCCGGTCGTGGTCGCGGGCACGCGAGCGGTGCGGGATGCACGCTTCGACGCCGTGGCCAACGACGATGCGGAGGGGGCGCGGCTGGTGGCGCGGCACCTCGTGGAACTGGGGCATCGCACCATCGGGCAGGTGTGTGCCGGCGGTGGCGCGGGGGAGGTGCGGCGCGCGGCGTTCGCGGCCGAGGCGTCCCGCCTCGGTGTGACCGTGATCGACGCCGCGTGGCACGGAGAGGCATCGGACCGGGCCGGTTTCCGTGCCGCGTCCGATCTGCTCGGCAGAGACGCGGGGATCACCGCCGTCTTCGCTGCGAACGACGTGATGGCCGTCGGCGTCCTCGGCGCCGCGCGCGAGCGCGGCCTTCGCGTCCCGGAGGATCTCTCCGTGGTCGGTTACGACGACACCTCGCTGGCATCGACGCGGCTGATCGGCCTGACGACCGTCGACGACCGCAGCTTCGACGTGGGTCGGCACGCGGGGACGCTTCTCCACGGCCGCATGGCGCCGGGTGACGCCGCCGTGGCCTCGTCGTCGCGCGCTCGCGAGAGTCGCGTTCTCGCACCGAGACTGGTTGTGCGCAGCACGACCGCTCCCACTCGCTGA
- a CDS encoding substrate-binding domain-containing protein has product MKKTTQRPRRLRTLLAATAAGTAALITVVGCSSTGGAPRDTGDGGAGVGSAGTKRLTIAMVTHQQPGDTFWDLIRKGAEMAAKKDNVTLRYSNDPQAPNQANLVQAAIDSKVDGIALTLSTPNAFQAVVQNAQKAGIPVSAFNAGYNDYARMGIQQYFGQDETTAGVAVGERLSKEGAKKAICIIQQQGQVQLESRCAGVRTGLTGGTVENLNVNGEDMTDVQSKVNAKLQQDPSIDTVVALGAPFALTASKAVEGAASKARIVTFDTNAALVGAIQNDKVAWAVDQQPYLQGYLAIDSLWLQIINGNTIGGGQAVFTGPAFIDKTNVDKVAELAKGGTR; this is encoded by the coding sequence ATGAAGAAGACCACGCAGCGGCCGCGAAGGCTCCGCACCCTGCTCGCCGCGACCGCGGCCGGCACGGCCGCGCTCATCACGGTGGTGGGTTGCTCCAGCACGGGCGGTGCGCCGCGCGACACCGGCGACGGCGGTGCCGGCGTCGGCTCGGCGGGTACCAAGCGACTGACCATCGCCATGGTCACGCACCAGCAGCCCGGTGACACCTTCTGGGATCTCATCCGCAAGGGCGCGGAGATGGCCGCGAAGAAGGACAACGTCACCCTCCGCTACTCCAACGACCCGCAGGCGCCCAACCAGGCGAATCTGGTCCAGGCCGCGATCGACAGCAAGGTCGACGGCATCGCGCTCACGTTGTCCACGCCGAACGCCTTCCAGGCCGTCGTGCAGAACGCGCAGAAGGCGGGCATCCCGGTCTCCGCGTTCAACGCCGGCTACAACGACTACGCACGGATGGGCATCCAGCAGTACTTCGGCCAGGACGAGACCACCGCCGGCGTCGCGGTCGGGGAACGACTGTCCAAGGAGGGCGCGAAGAAGGCGATCTGCATCATTCAGCAGCAGGGCCAGGTGCAGCTCGAATCCCGCTGTGCGGGCGTGCGGACCGGCCTCACCGGCGGCACCGTCGAGAACCTCAACGTCAACGGCGAGGACATGACCGACGTGCAGTCGAAGGTCAACGCCAAGCTGCAGCAGGACCCGAGCATCGACACCGTGGTGGCCCTCGGCGCGCCTTTCGCGCTCACCGCCTCGAAGGCGGTCGAGGGTGCGGCGTCGAAGGCCCGGATCGTCACCTTCGACACGAACGCCGCGCTCGTGGGCGCGATCCAGAACGACAAGGTCGCGTGGGCCGTCGACCAGCAGCCCTATCTGCAGGGCTACCTCGCCATCGATTCGCTCTGGCTGCAGATCATCAACGGCAACACCATCGGCGGCGGCCAGGCCGTGTTCACCGGCCCCGCCTTCATCGACAAGACCAACGTCGACAAGGTCGCCGAGCTCGCCAAGGGCGGTACCCGCTGA
- a CDS encoding ABC transporter permease: MTTDEALDLSTHTPVTDERVKKQKPLQRLILRPEVGALIGAVAIFVFFLIVAPPFRSPEAFATVLYASSTIGIMACGVAVLMIGGEFDLSTGVAVTFSSLAASMLAYNLHLNTWVGSLLALCLSLAVGAFNGYMVMRTKIPSFLITLATFLMLTGINLAVTKMVTGQVATPTIADMEGFPSAQAVFSSTIHVFGVGLKVTVLWWILFTAVATYVLMRTRVGNWIFAVGGNQDSARAVGVPVTKVKIGLFMFVAFCAWFVGQHLLYAYDTVQSGQGVGNEFLYIIGAVIGGCLLTGGYGTAVGAMIGAFIFGMVNQCIVYAGWNPDWFKFFLGIMLLFAVIANNAFRNFAAKR, translated from the coding sequence ATGACCACCGACGAGGCCCTCGACCTCAGCACGCACACGCCCGTCACGGACGAACGGGTCAAGAAGCAGAAGCCGCTCCAGCGGTTGATCCTCCGACCGGAGGTCGGAGCGCTGATCGGCGCCGTCGCCATCTTCGTCTTCTTCCTCATCGTGGCACCACCCTTCCGCAGCCCGGAGGCCTTCGCCACGGTGCTCTACGCCAGCTCGACGATCGGCATCATGGCCTGCGGCGTCGCCGTGCTCATGATCGGCGGCGAGTTCGACCTCTCGACGGGGGTCGCGGTGACCTTCTCCTCGCTCGCGGCGTCGATGCTCGCCTACAACCTGCACCTGAACACCTGGGTGGGCTCGCTCCTCGCGCTCTGCCTGTCACTCGCGGTGGGTGCCTTCAACGGCTACATGGTGATGCGCACCAAGATCCCCAGCTTCCTCATCACCCTGGCGACGTTCCTCATGCTCACCGGCATCAACCTGGCGGTCACCAAGATGGTCACCGGGCAGGTCGCCACCCCGACCATCGCGGACATGGAGGGTTTCCCCTCGGCCCAGGCCGTCTTCTCGTCGACGATCCACGTCTTCGGCGTGGGGCTCAAGGTGACGGTGCTCTGGTGGATCCTGTTCACCGCCGTCGCCACCTACGTCCTGATGCGCACTCGCGTCGGGAACTGGATCTTCGCCGTCGGCGGCAACCAGGACTCCGCACGAGCCGTGGGTGTCCCGGTGACCAAGGTCAAGATCGGTCTGTTCATGTTCGTGGCCTTCTGCGCCTGGTTCGTCGGCCAGCACCTGTTGTACGCCTACGACACCGTCCAGTCCGGGCAGGGCGTGGGCAACGAGTTCCTCTACATCATCGGTGCGGTCATCGGCGGCTGCCTCCTCACCGGCGGCTACGGGACGGCGGTCGGGGCGATGATCGGCGCCTTCATCTTCGGCATGGTCAATCAATGCATCGTGTACGCCGGCTGGAATCCCGACTGGTTCAAGTTCTTCCTCGGCATCATGCTGCTGTTCGCCGTGATCGCCAACAACGCATTCCGCAACTTCGCCGCGAAGAGGTGA
- a CDS encoding ATP-binding cassette domain-containing protein yields MTTDDIQAERPETGDDKVALIEFKDVGKQYGNIIALQGINLRVYPGEVTCVLGDNGAGKSTLIKTMAGLHKPSEGDVLIDGEVTTLDSPKDALAKGVATVYQDLAVVGLMPVWRNFFLGQELRSGFLKSLDVQTMRATTKEELFKMGIDLPDVDAPISSLSGGQRQCVAIARAIYFGARVLILDEPTAALGVKQSGMVLRYITAAKEQGFGVVFITHNPHHAYMVGDHFVLLNRGRQKLDCTYDEISLEELTSQMAGGDELETLSHELRR; encoded by the coding sequence ATGACCACGGACGACATTCAGGCCGAGCGCCCCGAGACCGGCGACGACAAGGTAGCTCTGATCGAGTTCAAGGACGTCGGCAAGCAGTACGGCAACATCATCGCGCTCCAGGGGATCAACCTCCGGGTGTACCCCGGTGAGGTCACCTGCGTGCTCGGCGATAACGGCGCCGGTAAGTCGACGCTGATCAAGACGATGGCGGGCCTGCACAAGCCGAGCGAGGGCGACGTGCTCATCGACGGGGAGGTCACCACGCTCGACTCGCCGAAGGACGCGCTCGCGAAGGGCGTGGCGACGGTCTACCAGGACCTGGCCGTGGTGGGGCTGATGCCCGTGTGGCGCAACTTCTTCCTCGGACAGGAGCTGCGCTCGGGATTCCTCAAGAGCCTCGACGTGCAGACCATGCGCGCGACGACGAAGGAGGAGCTGTTCAAGATGGGCATCGACCTGCCCGACGTGGACGCCCCCATCAGCTCGCTGTCGGGTGGCCAGCGGCAGTGCGTCGCCATCGCGCGCGCGATCTACTTCGGCGCGCGGGTGCTGATCCTCGACGAGCCGACGGCCGCGCTGGGCGTCAAGCAGTCCGGCATGGTCCTGCGGTACATCACCGCGGCGAAGGAGCAGGGTTTCGGCGTCGTCTTCATCACGCACAACCCGCACCACGCGTACATGGTGGGAGACCATTTCGTGCTGCTCAACCGCGGCCGGCAGAAGCTCGACTGCACCTACGACGAGATCAGTCTCGAGGAGCTGACCTCGCAGATGGCGGGCGGTGACGAGCTCGAGACCCTCAGCCACGAACTGCGCAGGTGA
- a CDS encoding Gfo/Idh/MocA family protein, producing the protein MAETLLERFGRRLRVAMIGGGIGSYIGETHAIALRADGLWDLVAGAFSRRPETNAATARSWLVPPDRTYADHRALIAGESTRADRVDAVIVATRPSSHAEIACDLLAAGFHVMCEKPLTETVADGRRVAALVADSGRRLLLTHCYSGYPMVRQAREMVARGDLGRITLVESRFASGMYSAATPPGSWRVDGTEGGVTALIADLGTHALHLAEFVAGRRITTVAAELARVDPRHVAFDNAYLTLRFEDGARGRCWSTSQAAGATHGLAVTVYGDRGSLAWDHDAPEILWWRADGEPDRLLTKAGPGASPAALAAARFTAGHPDGYALAFANLYRDFAFALMAEGLGEDPAPHLADLPDVDDGVRTLAVVEAAIRSDGAGRPVAVDT; encoded by the coding sequence GTGGCGGAGACGCTCCTGGAACGCTTCGGGCGACGCCTTCGCGTCGCGATGATCGGCGGCGGGATCGGCAGCTACATCGGTGAGACCCACGCGATCGCGCTCCGCGCCGACGGGCTGTGGGACCTGGTCGCGGGTGCCTTCTCCCGCCGCCCGGAGACCAACGCGGCCACCGCGCGGTCGTGGCTCGTGCCGCCGGACCGCACCTACGCCGACCACCGCGCCCTGATCGCGGGGGAGTCCACGCGGGCGGACCGCGTCGACGCGGTGATCGTCGCGACCCGGCCGTCGAGCCACGCCGAGATCGCCTGCGACCTCCTCGCGGCCGGTTTCCACGTGATGTGCGAGAAGCCGCTCACCGAGACCGTGGCGGACGGCCGCCGGGTCGCGGCGCTGGTCGCGGACTCGGGGCGTCGGCTCCTACTCACGCACTGTTATAGCGGCTATCCGATGGTGCGCCAGGCGAGGGAGATGGTCGCGCGGGGCGACCTCGGCCGGATCACCCTGGTCGAGAGCAGGTTCGCGAGCGGGATGTACTCGGCGGCCACCCCGCCCGGCTCCTGGCGGGTGGACGGGACCGAGGGCGGGGTGACGGCGCTGATCGCCGATCTCGGCACGCACGCACTGCACCTCGCGGAGTTCGTCGCCGGCCGGCGCATCACGACGGTCGCTGCGGAACTCGCGCGGGTCGACCCCCGCCACGTCGCGTTCGACAACGCCTATCTCACCCTCCGCTTCGAGGACGGTGCCCGCGGGCGGTGTTGGAGCACCTCCCAGGCCGCCGGGGCGACCCACGGCCTCGCGGTCACCGTGTACGGCGACCGCGGCAGCCTCGCCTGGGACCACGACGCCCCGGAGATCCTGTGGTGGCGCGCGGACGGCGAGCCCGATCGTCTGCTCACCAAGGCCGGTCCCGGGGCGAGCCCCGCCGCTCTCGCTGCGGCCCGGTTCACCGCCGGGCACCCGGACGGGTACGCCCTCGCCTTCGCGAACCTGTACCGCGACTTCGCCTTCGCTCTGATGGCAGAGGGGCTCGGCGAGGACCCCGCCCCCCACCTCGCCGATCTCCCGGACGTCGACGACGGCGTCCGCACACTCGCCGTCGTCGAGGCCGCCATCCGGTCCGACGGGGCCGGGCGCCCCGTCGCCGTCGACACCTGA
- a CDS encoding Gfo/Idh/MocA family protein translates to MTEPIRVALVGCGNIALGFHIPAYLAADNRFRIVGIADPTPERLELGRVAAGLTPEQVHADVADLLARDDVDALDLCTPQHLHREVAIAAARAGKHVLCEKPIAAVPADAEAMRAAAEEAGTVLAVVANYLFFPEVVALQAIIDSGELGEIRTTRVDMMGVLDLPGAAGYRPAWRHDPAQAGGGVLVDMLHGVYLAESLLGARAERVSAFVDSVADGDAVDGIALCRLEAGRRVAMVNIAWGVGQGGIAVEGDRGRAVAHYRADGTMPWAPFESLTVTTESGTRTVDLPAGAELEPLIAASMRDTVLDFADAIAGHRAPVVDAAVARHILEITVAAYASGALGATVPLPLDGALFTSGVAGLAEIGVPDDSFVRRRGLFGLSAPATSGIGG, encoded by the coding sequence ATGACCGAGCCGATCCGCGTGGCCCTCGTGGGCTGCGGCAACATCGCCCTGGGCTTCCACATCCCCGCCTATCTCGCCGCCGACAACCGGTTCCGCATCGTCGGCATCGCCGATCCGACACCGGAGCGACTCGAACTCGGCCGCGTCGCCGCGGGGCTCACGCCCGAACAGGTGCACGCGGACGTCGCCGACCTGCTGGCCCGCGACGACGTCGACGCGCTCGACCTGTGCACCCCGCAGCACCTGCACCGCGAGGTCGCGATCGCCGCGGCGCGCGCCGGCAAACACGTACTGTGCGAGAAGCCGATCGCCGCCGTCCCCGCGGACGCCGAGGCCATGCGCGCCGCCGCCGAGGAGGCGGGCACGGTGCTCGCGGTGGTCGCGAACTATCTGTTCTTCCCGGAGGTCGTTGCGCTGCAGGCCATCATCGATTCCGGTGAGCTGGGTGAGATCCGGACGACGCGGGTCGACATGATGGGCGTCCTGGACCTGCCGGGCGCCGCGGGTTACCGGCCCGCGTGGCGACACGATCCCGCACAGGCGGGAGGCGGGGTGCTGGTCGACATGCTGCACGGCGTGTACCTCGCCGAGTCGCTGCTCGGCGCCCGCGCGGAACGCGTGTCCGCTTTCGTGGACAGCGTCGCCGACGGCGACGCCGTCGACGGCATCGCGCTCTGCCGCCTCGAGGCCGGACGCCGCGTCGCGATGGTGAACATCGCCTGGGGCGTGGGCCAGGGCGGCATCGCGGTCGAGGGGGACCGGGGCCGGGCGGTCGCGCACTACCGCGCGGACGGGACGATGCCGTGGGCGCCGTTCGAATCCCTCACCGTCACCACGGAGTCCGGGACGCGGACCGTCGACCTTCCGGCGGGCGCCGAGCTGGAGCCCCTCATCGCCGCGTCGATGCGCGACACGGTGCTCGACTTCGCCGACGCGATCGCCGGCCACCGCGCGCCCGTCGTCGACGCCGCGGTCGCCCGCCACATCCTCGAGATCACGGTGGCCGCGTACGCGTCCGGCGCGCTCGGCGCGACCGTCCCCCTTCCGCTCGACGGCGCCCTGTTCACCTCCGGGGTCGCCGGACTCGCGGAGATCGGTGTCCCCGACGACTCCTTCGTCCGCCGCCGTGGCCTGTTCGGCCTGTCGGCGCCGGCGACGTCCGGGATCGGGGGCTGA
- a CDS encoding sugar phosphate isomerase/epimerase family protein, whose product MQIGLLTDSLSDLTRADALDTAAELGVETVEIGLGGAHGGWSPAPHADLAELLGDGAARAALARDIASRGLRLEAFNAAGNPLHPRHGERDAAVLRGALQLAQEFEIDTVVTMSGLPGYPGDTVPPWITTVWPPENLELLDYQWERAVEWWGPIAEDARSRGVRIAVEMHANQLVYSAPGLLRMREAVGDAVGANLDPSHLIWMGADPMSVIHALDGAIHHVHAKDTRIEDRASVASRLETVPNPRTDERAWNYVAVGTGHPDGVDFWVRFIAALRHAGYDGPLSIENEDYTLGQRESVALAVETLRAAQNLEEVR is encoded by the coding sequence GTGCAGATCGGACTCCTCACCGACAGCCTTTCCGACCTGACCCGCGCCGACGCTCTCGACACCGCCGCCGAGCTGGGCGTGGAGACCGTCGAGATCGGCCTGGGCGGCGCGCACGGCGGGTGGTCGCCCGCCCCGCACGCCGACCTCGCGGAGCTTCTCGGAGACGGTGCCGCCCGCGCGGCCCTCGCCCGCGACATCGCCTCCCGCGGCCTGCGGCTCGAGGCCTTCAACGCCGCGGGCAACCCGTTGCACCCGCGCCACGGCGAGCGCGACGCCGCCGTGCTGCGCGGCGCGCTGCAGCTGGCGCAGGAGTTCGAGATCGACACGGTGGTCACGATGTCGGGACTCCCCGGCTACCCGGGCGACACCGTGCCGCCGTGGATCACCACCGTGTGGCCGCCCGAGAACCTGGAACTCCTGGACTACCAGTGGGAGCGGGCGGTCGAGTGGTGGGGACCGATCGCGGAGGACGCCCGGTCCCGCGGCGTCCGTATCGCGGTCGAGATGCACGCCAACCAGCTGGTCTACAGCGCGCCGGGGCTGCTGCGAATGCGGGAGGCCGTCGGCGACGCCGTGGGCGCGAACCTCGATCCCAGCCACCTGATCTGGATGGGCGCCGACCCGATGTCCGTGATCCATGCCCTGGACGGTGCGATCCATCACGTGCACGCCAAGGACACCCGGATCGAGGACCGCGCCTCCGTGGCCTCCCGCTTGGAGACCGTCCCGAACCCGCGTACGGACGAGCGGGCCTGGAACTACGTGGCCGTCGGCACCGGCCACCCCGACGGGGTCGACTTCTGGGTGCGGTTCATCGCCGCACTCCGGCACGCGGGCTACGACGGACCGCTGTCCATCGAGAACGAGGACTACACCCTGGGCCAGCGTGAATCGGTCGCGCTGGCCGTCGAGACCCTGCGCGCCGCGCAGAACCTGGAGGAGGTGCGATGA
- the iolG gene encoding inositol 2-dehydrogenase, producing MNRTRIAVLGCGRIGRVHADSVAASDRAELTWVFDPIEAAAKEVGERCGAAWTTDVEEVLAATDVDGVVVASPTPTHVDLLTRAVRTGRTVLCEKPIDLDIARVDACRADLGELTARVMLGFNRRFDSSFAEVRRRVDAGEIGPLEQLTIVSRDPAPPPADYVASSGGLFRDMMIHDLDLARFFLGEVVAVSALGSNLISAEIRAAGDVDGAMVVLRGAGGQLATITNSRRCAYGYDQRLEAFGARGALSAANQHETSVTFSGATHTDAAGPVLNFFLDRYTPAYRAELDAFITMTETGGTASPGFDDGRAALLLADAAAESLRTGAVVEVRA from the coding sequence ATGAACCGGACCCGGATCGCGGTACTGGGCTGCGGGCGGATCGGGCGGGTGCACGCCGATTCCGTCGCGGCGAGCGACCGTGCCGAGCTGACGTGGGTCTTCGACCCGATCGAGGCGGCTGCGAAGGAGGTCGGCGAGCGCTGCGGCGCGGCCTGGACGACCGACGTCGAGGAGGTCCTGGCGGCCACCGACGTGGACGGCGTCGTCGTCGCCTCGCCGACGCCCACGCACGTCGACCTGCTCACGCGCGCCGTACGGACGGGGCGGACCGTGCTGTGCGAGAAGCCCATCGACCTCGACATCGCCCGGGTGGACGCGTGCCGCGCGGACCTGGGCGAGCTCACGGCGAGGGTGATGCTCGGGTTCAACCGGCGGTTCGACTCCTCGTTCGCCGAGGTCCGCCGCCGCGTCGATGCCGGAGAGATCGGCCCGCTGGAGCAGCTCACCATCGTCAGCCGCGACCCCGCGCCGCCGCCGGCGGACTACGTGGCCTCGTCGGGCGGGCTGTTCCGCGACATGATGATCCACGACCTCGACCTGGCCCGGTTCTTCCTCGGCGAGGTGGTGGCCGTGTCGGCCCTGGGGTCGAACCTGATCTCCGCGGAGATCCGCGCGGCCGGCGATGTCGACGGTGCCATGGTGGTGCTCCGCGGTGCCGGAGGTCAGCTGGCGACGATCACCAACTCCCGGCGCTGCGCGTACGGCTACGACCAGCGGTTGGAGGCCTTCGGTGCGCGGGGCGCTCTCAGCGCGGCCAACCAGCACGAGACCTCCGTGACCTTCTCCGGTGCAACGCACACCGATGCCGCGGGACCGGTCCTGAACTTCTTCCTGGACCGCTACACCCCGGCCTACCGAGCCGAGCTCGACGCGTTCATCACGATGACCGAGACCGGCGGCACGGCGTCCCCCGGCTTCGACGACGGCCGGGCGGCACTGCTTCTCGCGGATGCCGCCGCGGAGTCGCTCCGCACCGGCGCGGTGGTGGAGGTCCGGGCGTGA
- a CDS encoding Gfo/Idh/MocA family protein: MTVRWGLLSTSGIGRVAARAIAAADGAELAAVAGRDADRAAAYAAEVGSPVAYGNYEELLADGGIDAVYVPLPITLHGEWTIRALEAGKHVLCEKPLTLDPDEATAVFDAAERAGRLAIEGFMWRLHPQTRPVRRLLAAGSIGELALVRAALSVSAPAGDIRRTTDLGGGALADLGGYCVSAVRLFGGEPSTVRAVRVADPAGTGAGHDLRASAVLELQDGVVGLIDVGLDLERRDQLELVGTEGRIVVDDPWLCRSGTVDLIRAERSERLPVDPDGAYRLTPPRPDNEDAYRLEFEAASAAFGGRAAPAFGRDDAIAQARALEAARRSAATGVTVVL, translated from the coding sequence GTGACGGTGCGCTGGGGCCTGCTGTCGACGTCCGGGATCGGCCGGGTCGCCGCCCGCGCTATCGCCGCGGCCGACGGGGCGGAGCTCGCCGCCGTCGCGGGCCGTGACGCCGACCGCGCCGCCGCCTACGCGGCGGAGGTGGGTTCGCCCGTCGCCTACGGGAATTACGAGGAGCTGCTCGCCGACGGCGGGATCGACGCAGTGTACGTGCCGCTGCCGATCACGCTCCACGGCGAGTGGACGATTCGGGCGCTCGAGGCCGGTAAGCACGTGCTGTGCGAGAAGCCGCTCACCCTGGACCCGGATGAGGCGACGGCCGTCTTCGACGCCGCGGAGCGCGCGGGGCGGCTCGCGATCGAGGGCTTCATGTGGCGGCTGCACCCGCAGACGCGGCCGGTCCGCCGGCTACTCGCGGCGGGCTCGATCGGTGAGCTCGCGCTCGTCCGCGCCGCACTCAGCGTGAGTGCCCCCGCGGGTGACATACGGCGCACGACCGACCTCGGCGGCGGCGCGTTGGCGGACCTCGGCGGCTACTGCGTCAGCGCGGTGCGGCTGTTCGGCGGCGAACCGTCGACGGTGCGCGCTGTTCGGGTCGCCGATCCGGCCGGCACTGGTGCGGGCCACGACCTGCGGGCCTCCGCGGTCCTCGAACTGCAGGACGGCGTCGTCGGGCTGATCGACGTCGGGCTGGATCTCGAGCGGCGCGACCAGCTCGAGCTCGTCGGCACGGAAGGACGGATCGTCGTCGACGATCCGTGGCTGTGCCGGTCCGGCACCGTCGACCTGATCCGCGCGGAGCGGTCGGAACGACTGCCCGTGGACCCGGACGGCGCCTACCGGCTCACGCCGCCGAGGCCCGACAACGAGGACGCGTACCGGCTCGAGTTCGAGGCTGCGAGCGCGGCGTTCGGTGGGCGAGCGGCCCCGGCGTTCGGCCGCGACGATGCGATCGCGCAGGCCCGCGCCCTCGAGGCCGCACGGCGTTCCGCCGCGACCGGCGTCACGGTCGTCCTCTGA